The following are encoded together in the Manduca sexta isolate Smith_Timp_Sample1 chromosome 22, JHU_Msex_v1.0, whole genome shotgun sequence genome:
- the LOC115441986 gene encoding zinc finger matrin-type protein CG9776 isoform X2: protein MSRDHRSGFYNRDRERDLDWNRGDYRDRRPVRKRSRSRSTSNLDKRRSRTPRKSDKDIIDENILSEISKLPEPSELWDSNQFQDSNYSAPPPSFPAETVQQHGPSTAYGTGYQSQFAGIYDEFNNVPPAPAPPDMAIWNQMSLPPPPQAPPAPVLNSEDQIKKEAAIESEMRQQKAALSKQREDYIKKAGILKKELDTLKDQRNELRGDAKRSPSPDTKRFLKENTKLQLEIQNKLKTINNVVDMLNGIIGEEVQLEIPDLDDSGERTSKRKSRSPAGNKFNYVYYDPEMHWCRVCNEFPPTAKDYLNHLHSPAHHKMAAAHMEAPWHSLSGMNEGFPNYPSAPTKRTPIRGLQFFVPSTAWYCKLCDQFIGDLHCASAHLKSITHSKNYNNFVDQNPHWETDWMSDRQKAVEKGRASKKSDRSEDKQAYTSHTITFHKDGFHTKHKESPPHTPEDKKKRKEKKRKNKRKRSSSDSSTSSSSSDSEPKKKKNRGKKKEKDHTPDDKSLSEWVSNIQMDRLNDNDRKLIDSLKNRIKKDKEDDKRRSPSRGSRERELSIAELQRRLRESERRDIRPHEERRRDERRDDRRDERRDERRDERREERREERRDDRRDERPPPGAKKPDIKKMPFIGKMPVFKNLARPSKTDEQKKEEQKKKDDQEITKKRREEMDAEIQKKVAEFKQKIAKAQLERQQQLELQALVLPAPPFLPPLSAPLPATLAPPLTTLPPAPTLPTAAPQQPQPNLSKDFQDALDIIFPTGEVKNPELPGQEMFAMPPGFPLMQPFPPLGLMQPQMFGFDMNGQLFPPRPQLYDAHVPLVSSPKPRPQNKNNNRQKQNEMKKIQNQNNPQPGPAPNAPKENIKNKEELDDLAMLGIDASDVGAGI, encoded by the exons ATGTCACGCGACCACAGGTCAGGGTTTTATAACAGAGACAGAGAGAGGGATCTGGATTGGAATCGCGGTGACTACCGCGATCGCCGGCCCGTAAGAAAACGCAGCAGAAGTCGCAGTACGAGTAACCTGGATAAACGACGCAGCCGAACGCCCAGAAAGTCAGATAAAGACATCAtcgatgaaaatattttgagtgAAATTTCCAAACTGCCAGAGCCTAGCGAGCTGTGGGATAGTAATCAATTTCAAGACAGTAACTACTCGGCACCGCCGCCATCATTCCCCGCGGAG ACTGTACAGCAACATGGTCCGAGCACAGCATATGGCACGGGCTATCAGTCGCAATTCGCCGGCATATATGATGAATTCAATAACGTGCCACCAGCACCTGCACCGCCTGACATGGCGATCTGGAACCAGATGTCCCTCCCTCCGCCGCCACAGGCGCCTCCCGCTCCTGTACTCAACAGTGAGGATCAAATTAAGAAAGAGG CCGCAATAGAGTCGGAAATGCGTCAGCAAAAGGCGGCTCTTTCGAAGCAGAGGGAAGACTACATAAAGAAGGCAGGGATACTTAAAAAGGAACTAGACACGCTGAAGGATCAGCGCAACGAGCTTCGAGGCGACGCCAAACGGTCGCCGAGCCCCGACACCAAGAGGTTTTTGAAAGAGAACACCAAGCTGCAG TTGGAGATCCAGAACAAACTGAAGACCATCAACAATGTGGTGGACATGTTGAATGGTATAATTGGTGAAGAAGTGCAGCTGGAGATACCTGATTTGGACGACTCAGGGGAACGCACCTCTAAGAGGAAGTCCAG GTCCCCAGCGGGTAACAAGTTCAACTACGTGTACTACGACCCGGAGATGCACTGGTGCCGCGTGTGCAACGAGTTCCCGCCCACAGCCAAGGACTATCTCAACCATCTGCACTCGCCGGCGCATCACAA GATGGCTGCAGCCCACATGGAGGCCCCGTGGCACAGCCTGAGCGGCATGAATGAAGGCTTCCCGAACTATCCCTCGGCGCCTACCAAACGCACACCCATTAGAg GGTTGCAATTCTTCGTGCCTTCCACGGCGTGGTACTGCAAGCTGTGCGATCAGTTCATCGGCGATCTGCACTGCGCCTCCGCACATCTAAAGTCCATAACGCATTCAAAGAACTATAAC AATTTCGTAGATCAGAACCCGCACTGGGAGACAGACTGGATGTCAGACAGACAGAAGGCAGTAGAGAAAGGCCGAGCCAGCAAAAAGAGTGATCGTTCAGAAGATAAGCAAGCATACACCTCTCACACAATTACCTTCCATAAGGACGGGTTCCACACCAAGCACAAGGAGAGTCCCCCACACACGCCAGAGGACAAAAAGAAGAGGAAAGAAAAGAAACGAAAGAACAAGCGAAAGAGGAGTTCGAGTGACAGCTCCACCAGCTCCAGTAGCTCCGACAGTGAGcccaagaagaagaagaatagaG GTAAAAAGAAGGAAAAAGACCACACGCCGGATGACAAGTCGCTCAGCGAGTGGGTGTCGAACATACAGATGGACAGGCTAAACGACAACGACCGGAAACTCATCGATAGCCTTAAGAATAG AATAAAGAAAGACAAGGAAGACGATAAGCGTCGGTCGCCGAGCCGCGGCAGTCGCGAGCGCGAGCTCTCCATCGCAGAGCTGCAGCGGAGGTTGAG AGAAAGTGAGCGTCGTGACATCCGTCCGCACGAGGAGAGGCGCCGTGACGAGCGACGGGACGACAGACGAGACGAGCGACGGGACGAGAGACGAGACGAACGCAGGGAGGAGCGGCGAGAGGAAAGAAGAGACGACAGAAGGGACGAGAGACCGCCACCGGGCGCCAAGAAACCGGATATTAAGAAGATGCCGTTTATTG gAAAAATGCCAGTCTTTAAAAACTTAGCGAGACCTTCAAAGACTGACGAACAGAAAAAAGAAGAGCAGAAAAAGAAAGACGACCAAGAAATAACTAAGAAAAGACGAGAAGAGATGGACGCGGAGATACAAAAGAAG GTGGCGGAGTTCAAGCAGAAGATCGCGAAGGCGCAGCTGGAGCGGCAGCAGCAGTTGGAGCTGCAGGCGCTGGTGCTGCCCGCGCCGCCGTTCCTGCCGCCGCTGTCCGCGCCGCTGCCCGCCACGCTGGCGCCGCCGCTCACCACGCTGCCGCCCGCGCCCACGCTCCC AACGGCAGCGCCTCAACAACCACAACCGAACTTATCAAAAGACTTCCAAGACGCGCTCGACATTATCTTCCCCACCGGAGAAGTGAAGAACCCAGAACTGCCCGgacaggaaatgttcgcgatgCCTCCTGGATTCCCTCTCATGCAGCCATTCCCACCACTGGGACTGATGCAGCCACAGATGTTCGGATTCGATATGAACGGGCAGTTGTTCCCCCCGAGGCCCCAGTTATATGACGCACATGTTCCCCTAGTGTCGAGTCCCAAGCCCAGGCCAcagaataagaataataataggcaaaaacaaaatgaaatgaaGAAAATACAGAATCAAAACAATCCGCAGCCAGGACCTGCTCCAAACGCGCCTAAGGAGAATATTAAGAACAAGGAAGAATTGGATGACTTGGCAATGCTCGGTATAGACGCTTCAGACGTCGGCGCCggtatttaa
- the LOC115441986 gene encoding zinc finger matrin-type protein CG9776 isoform X1, with the protein MSRDHRSGFYNRDRERDLDWNRGDYRDRRPVRKRSRSRSTSNLDKRRSRTPRKSDKDIIDENILSEISKLPEPSELWDSNQFQDSNYSAPPPSFPAETVQQHGPSTAYGTGYQSQFAGIYDEFNNVPPAPAPPDMAIWNQMSLPPPPQAPPAPVLNSEDQIKKEAAIESEMRQQKAALSKQREDYIKKAGILKKELDTLKDQRNELRGDAKRSPSPDTKRFLKENTKLQLEIQNKLKTINNVVDMLNGIIGEEVQLEIPDLDDSGERTSKRKSRSPAGNKFNYVYYDPEMHWCRVCNEFPPTAKDYLNHLHSPAHHKKFSRMAAAHMEAPWHSLSGMNEGFPNYPSAPTKRTPIRGLQFFVPSTAWYCKLCDQFIGDLHCASAHLKSITHSKNYNNFVDQNPHWETDWMSDRQKAVEKGRASKKSDRSEDKQAYTSHTITFHKDGFHTKHKESPPHTPEDKKKRKEKKRKNKRKRSSSDSSTSSSSSDSEPKKKKNRGKKKEKDHTPDDKSLSEWVSNIQMDRLNDNDRKLIDSLKNRIKKDKEDDKRRSPSRGSRERELSIAELQRRLRESERRDIRPHEERRRDERRDDRRDERRDERRDERREERREERRDDRRDERPPPGAKKPDIKKMPFIGKMPVFKNLARPSKTDEQKKEEQKKKDDQEITKKRREEMDAEIQKKVAEFKQKIAKAQLERQQQLELQALVLPAPPFLPPLSAPLPATLAPPLTTLPPAPTLPTAAPQQPQPNLSKDFQDALDIIFPTGEVKNPELPGQEMFAMPPGFPLMQPFPPLGLMQPQMFGFDMNGQLFPPRPQLYDAHVPLVSSPKPRPQNKNNNRQKQNEMKKIQNQNNPQPGPAPNAPKENIKNKEELDDLAMLGIDASDVGAGI; encoded by the exons ATGTCACGCGACCACAGGTCAGGGTTTTATAACAGAGACAGAGAGAGGGATCTGGATTGGAATCGCGGTGACTACCGCGATCGCCGGCCCGTAAGAAAACGCAGCAGAAGTCGCAGTACGAGTAACCTGGATAAACGACGCAGCCGAACGCCCAGAAAGTCAGATAAAGACATCAtcgatgaaaatattttgagtgAAATTTCCAAACTGCCAGAGCCTAGCGAGCTGTGGGATAGTAATCAATTTCAAGACAGTAACTACTCGGCACCGCCGCCATCATTCCCCGCGGAG ACTGTACAGCAACATGGTCCGAGCACAGCATATGGCACGGGCTATCAGTCGCAATTCGCCGGCATATATGATGAATTCAATAACGTGCCACCAGCACCTGCACCGCCTGACATGGCGATCTGGAACCAGATGTCCCTCCCTCCGCCGCCACAGGCGCCTCCCGCTCCTGTACTCAACAGTGAGGATCAAATTAAGAAAGAGG CCGCAATAGAGTCGGAAATGCGTCAGCAAAAGGCGGCTCTTTCGAAGCAGAGGGAAGACTACATAAAGAAGGCAGGGATACTTAAAAAGGAACTAGACACGCTGAAGGATCAGCGCAACGAGCTTCGAGGCGACGCCAAACGGTCGCCGAGCCCCGACACCAAGAGGTTTTTGAAAGAGAACACCAAGCTGCAG TTGGAGATCCAGAACAAACTGAAGACCATCAACAATGTGGTGGACATGTTGAATGGTATAATTGGTGAAGAAGTGCAGCTGGAGATACCTGATTTGGACGACTCAGGGGAACGCACCTCTAAGAGGAAGTCCAG GTCCCCAGCGGGTAACAAGTTCAACTACGTGTACTACGACCCGGAGATGCACTGGTGCCGCGTGTGCAACGAGTTCCCGCCCACAGCCAAGGACTATCTCAACCATCTGCACTCGCCGGCGCATCACAA aaaattttcCAGGATGGCTGCAGCCCACATGGAGGCCCCGTGGCACAGCCTGAGCGGCATGAATGAAGGCTTCCCGAACTATCCCTCGGCGCCTACCAAACGCACACCCATTAGAg GGTTGCAATTCTTCGTGCCTTCCACGGCGTGGTACTGCAAGCTGTGCGATCAGTTCATCGGCGATCTGCACTGCGCCTCCGCACATCTAAAGTCCATAACGCATTCAAAGAACTATAAC AATTTCGTAGATCAGAACCCGCACTGGGAGACAGACTGGATGTCAGACAGACAGAAGGCAGTAGAGAAAGGCCGAGCCAGCAAAAAGAGTGATCGTTCAGAAGATAAGCAAGCATACACCTCTCACACAATTACCTTCCATAAGGACGGGTTCCACACCAAGCACAAGGAGAGTCCCCCACACACGCCAGAGGACAAAAAGAAGAGGAAAGAAAAGAAACGAAAGAACAAGCGAAAGAGGAGTTCGAGTGACAGCTCCACCAGCTCCAGTAGCTCCGACAGTGAGcccaagaagaagaagaatagaG GTAAAAAGAAGGAAAAAGACCACACGCCGGATGACAAGTCGCTCAGCGAGTGGGTGTCGAACATACAGATGGACAGGCTAAACGACAACGACCGGAAACTCATCGATAGCCTTAAGAATAG AATAAAGAAAGACAAGGAAGACGATAAGCGTCGGTCGCCGAGCCGCGGCAGTCGCGAGCGCGAGCTCTCCATCGCAGAGCTGCAGCGGAGGTTGAG AGAAAGTGAGCGTCGTGACATCCGTCCGCACGAGGAGAGGCGCCGTGACGAGCGACGGGACGACAGACGAGACGAGCGACGGGACGAGAGACGAGACGAACGCAGGGAGGAGCGGCGAGAGGAAAGAAGAGACGACAGAAGGGACGAGAGACCGCCACCGGGCGCCAAGAAACCGGATATTAAGAAGATGCCGTTTATTG gAAAAATGCCAGTCTTTAAAAACTTAGCGAGACCTTCAAAGACTGACGAACAGAAAAAAGAAGAGCAGAAAAAGAAAGACGACCAAGAAATAACTAAGAAAAGACGAGAAGAGATGGACGCGGAGATACAAAAGAAG GTGGCGGAGTTCAAGCAGAAGATCGCGAAGGCGCAGCTGGAGCGGCAGCAGCAGTTGGAGCTGCAGGCGCTGGTGCTGCCCGCGCCGCCGTTCCTGCCGCCGCTGTCCGCGCCGCTGCCCGCCACGCTGGCGCCGCCGCTCACCACGCTGCCGCCCGCGCCCACGCTCCC AACGGCAGCGCCTCAACAACCACAACCGAACTTATCAAAAGACTTCCAAGACGCGCTCGACATTATCTTCCCCACCGGAGAAGTGAAGAACCCAGAACTGCCCGgacaggaaatgttcgcgatgCCTCCTGGATTCCCTCTCATGCAGCCATTCCCACCACTGGGACTGATGCAGCCACAGATGTTCGGATTCGATATGAACGGGCAGTTGTTCCCCCCGAGGCCCCAGTTATATGACGCACATGTTCCCCTAGTGTCGAGTCCCAAGCCCAGGCCAcagaataagaataataataggcaaaaacaaaatgaaatgaaGAAAATACAGAATCAAAACAATCCGCAGCCAGGACCTGCTCCAAACGCGCCTAAGGAGAATATTAAGAACAAGGAAGAATTGGATGACTTGGCAATGCTCGGTATAGACGCTTCAGACGTCGGCGCCggtatttaa